The Mercurialis annua linkage group LG2, ddMerAnnu1.2, whole genome shotgun sequence genome contains a region encoding:
- the LOC126669418 gene encoding (-)-germacrene D synthase-like, with protein sequence MSVQVSATATTRRSANFQPSIWGNHFLSYDNDNNFMETSDRMEHETLKEQVRKMLMESTDTLEIIDAIQRLGVSYHFETETDEILLREANTLSNGSHLDDKAELHDISLKFRLLRQQGYSMSCDVFNKFKDNKGRFKDSLVNDARGMLSLYEATHLRVHGEDILDEALAFTSAHLHSMATQLNSPLSDQINHALKQPIHTGLPRLEARNYLSIYQASFSCNEVLLSFAKLDFNLLQEQHQKELCDITKWWKELDFANKLPFARDRVVECYFWILGVYFEPQFTQARRILTKVIALTTIIDDIYDVFGTPEELELFTDAIQRWDPSAEENLPDYMKEFYMALLDVYSEIEDDMLNQGTLYRFHYAREAMKNQVEAYFVESKWFHQKYVPTMEEYMAVALATSGYELLAITSLVGMGDIVTKDSFDWLSNKPNKILIASQTISRLMDDIVSHKFEQKRGHVASSIECYMKQYGATEEEAVGEFRRKIEYAWKDINEECLNPTSVAKAVLTRILNLARVMDVVYKDGDGFTHAGLELKHFVSSLLVDPVPL encoded by the exons ATGTCTGTTCAAGTTTCAGCCACTGCAACCACTCGTCGGTCAGCAAATTTTCAACCTAGCATTTGGGGCAACCACTTCCTTTCCtatgataatgataataatttCATG GAAACAAGTGACAGAATGGAGCATGAAACACTCAAGGAACAAGTAAGGAAGATGCTAATGGAGAGTACCGATACATTAGAAATTATCGACGCAATCCAACGGTTAGGCGTTTCATACCATTTCGAAACAGAGACGGATGAAATCTTATTAAGAGAGGCAAATACACTTAGCAATGGCTCTCATCTCGATGACAAAGCCGAACTACATGACATTTCTCTCAAATTTCGATTACTTAGACAACAAGGCTATAGCATGTCATGCG ATGTTTTCAACAAGTTCAAGGACAACAAAGGGAGGTTCAAAGATTCACTAGTGAATGATGCTCGAGGAATGTTAAGCTTGTACGAAGCTACACACTTGCGAGTGCATGGAGAAGACATATTAGACGAAGCACTTGCTTTCACTAGTGCTCATCTTCACTCCATGGCTACCCAATTGAACTCTCCGCTTTCCGATCAAATTAATCATGCTTTAAAACAGCCTATTCATACTGGCTTGCCAAGACTTGAGGCCAGGAATTACTTATCTATCTATCAAGCAAGCTTCTCATGTAATGAAGTTTTACTCTCTTTTGCCAAGTTAGACTTCAATCTATTGCAAGAGCAGCATCAGAAAGAGCTTTGCGACATTACAAA GTGGTGGAAAGAATTGGATTTTGCGAACAAGCTACCATTTGCAAGGGACAGAGTTGTAGAATGCTACTTTTGGATTTTGGGGGTTTATTTCGAGCCCCAGTTTACACAGGCCAGAAGAATTTTGACGAAAGTCATAGCTCTGACTACCATTATTGATGATATCTATGATGTCTTTGGTACTCCCGAAGAACTTGAGCTCTTCACAGACGCAATTCAGAG GTGGGACCCAAGTGCCGAAGAGAATCTGCCTGATTATATGAAAGAATTCTACATGGCCCTTCTCGATGTTTATTCGGAAATTGAGGACGACATGCTCAACCAAGGAACACTCTATCGTTTTCACTATGCAAGAGAAGCG ATGAAGAATCAAGTTGAAGCCTATTTTGTTGAATCCAAATGGTTCCACCAAAAATATGTACCAACAATGGAGGAATATATGGCGGTCGCATTAGCTACCTCAGGCTACGAGTTGCTGGCTATCACATCCCTTGTTGGCATGGGAGATATCGTTACCAAAGACTCATTTGATTGGTTATCCAACAAACCCAATAAGATTTTAATTGCCTCACAAACAATCAGTAGACTCATGGATGACATTGTGTCCCACAAG TTCGAGCAAAAGAGAGGGCATGTTGCGTCGAGCATAGAGTGTTACATGAAACAATATGGTGCGACAGAAGAAGAAGCTGTCGGAGAATTTCGAAGAAAAATAGAGTATGCATGGAAAGACATCAATGAAGAGTGTCTGAATCCAACCTCAGTGGCTAAGGCTGTCCTGACGAGGATCTTGAATCTTGCAAGGGTAATGGATGTTGTGTACAAGGATGGAGATGGCTTTACTCATGCTGGACTTGAGTTAAAACATTTTGTATCTTCTCTACTCGTTGATCCTGTACCACTTTAA